One genomic segment of Borrelia coriaceae includes these proteins:
- a CDS encoding D-alanine--D-alanine ligase: MKKNLMLIFGGVSFEHEISLRSAYGIYSAFMKLGKYNVFPSFIDKITGVWYLLDCVPDEPKLIKRDSSFIVSLIPGCGIFVNNKDLKIDVVFPIVHGRTGEDGAIQGFLKIMDIPCVGAGILGSAISINKYFCKLLLKSFDIPLVPFIGLKKYDYLLDKEEIKKNISQHLSYPVIVKPAMLGSSIGISIAYDDTQIEKCIEEAFKYDLTIVVEKFIQAREIECAVMGNDQIKIFTPGEIVIQNFVFYDYTAKYATIPGNSVIFNIPAHLDTKHLLDIKEYAFCVYKCLELRGMARIDFLIEKDNGLIYINEINTIPGFTDMSMFSKMCDHDGLDYESLVDALVDLAFQSYAKRKERIDFNRLES; the protein is encoded by the coding sequence ATGAAAAAAAATCTTATGTTGATATTTGGAGGGGTTTCTTTTGAACATGAAATTTCTCTTAGATCTGCTTATGGAATTTATTCAGCGTTTATGAAGCTTGGTAAATATAATGTATTTCCAAGTTTTATTGACAAGATTACTGGGGTTTGGTATTTATTAGATTGTGTTCCTGATGAGCCTAAATTAATTAAACGAGATAGCTCTTTTATTGTTAGTTTAATTCCTGGTTGTGGGATATTTGTAAATAATAAAGATCTTAAAATTGATGTTGTATTTCCCATTGTTCATGGAAGAACAGGGGAAGATGGTGCTATCCAGGGATTTTTAAAAATAATGGATATTCCTTGTGTTGGTGCTGGTATTTTGGGGAGTGCTATTTCTATTAATAAGTACTTTTGTAAACTTTTGCTTAAAAGTTTTGATATTCCTTTAGTGCCCTTTATTGGGTTGAAAAAATATGATTATCTTTTAGATAAAGAGGAAATCAAGAAAAACATAAGTCAACATTTAAGTTATCCTGTGATCGTCAAGCCCGCTATGTTAGGTTCTTCAATTGGGATAAGTATTGCATATGATGATACTCAGATTGAAAAATGTATTGAAGAGGCTTTTAAGTATGATTTAACAATTGTTGTAGAGAAGTTTATTCAAGCAAGAGAGATTGAATGTGCTGTCATGGGAAATGATCAGATTAAGATATTTACTCCTGGTGAAATTGTTATACAGAATTTTGTATTTTATGACTATACTGCTAAGTATGCTACTATTCCTGGGAATTCAGTGATTTTTAATATCCCTGCTCATCTTGACACAAAACATTTATTAGATATTAAAGAATATGCGTTTTGTGTTTATAAGTGTTTGGAACTTAGGGGTATGGCGAGGATTGATTTTTTGATCGAAAAAGATAATGGCTTGATTTATATTAATGAAATAAATACAATTCCAGGGTTTACAGATATGTCTATGTTTTCTAAGATGTGTGATCATGATGGTCTTGATTATGAGTCTTTGGTTGATGCATTGGTAGATTTGGCTTTCCAAAGTTATGCAAAGAGAAAAGAAAGAATTGATTTTAATCGGTTGGAGAGCTAA
- a CDS encoding UDP-N-acetylmuramoyl-L-alanyl-D-glutamate--2,6-diaminopimelate ligase → MNKIILNDVLSKLDKSLVKEIIGSCEVEILGLAYDSRCVLSRFVFFALPGFHFDGHKFIESAIKRGSNVIVHTHDIDFYDADVTYIRIDSCNIKRFMSNFAHIFYDEPSKKLKIIGVTGTDGKSSVCFYIYTLLKSIGVKVGFISTVFFEDGSGILVKNPYRQSTPESTEIHLVLSKMVENSVEYAIIESTSHGLDIRTSRLIDIAYSVAVLTNVSHEHLEFHGTMQHYLNAKLNLFSSANASGGFGVINMDDNNCSIFLNAINKAYTYSLTNKGADFFVSKVREQMGFIEFEFYHKNVKYDARVNLIGSFNVENVVSALIVVSKVMNVDMSELIDKLVNIKGLCGRMQGVDFGQDFSLIVDYAHTPGAFLKVFPIFKKLTKNRLISVFGSAGERDILKRKLQGEIADRYSDIIILCDEDPRGEDSMQIISDIAEGILEKTLTRDLFFIPDRKSAIEKAINIAHAGDLVVILGKGHENSIIYRDRSVFWDEQAVIEDIIFGLKNRS, encoded by the coding sequence ATGAATAAAATAATTCTTAATGATGTTTTATCTAAGTTAGATAAGAGCCTTGTAAAGGAAATTATAGGGTCTTGTGAAGTAGAAATATTGGGGCTTGCATATGATTCAAGATGTGTTTTATCTCGTTTTGTATTTTTTGCTCTTCCAGGATTTCATTTTGATGGTCACAAATTCATTGAGTCAGCAATTAAACGGGGTAGCAATGTTATTGTTCATACTCATGATATTGATTTTTATGATGCCGATGTGACATATATTAGAATTGATTCTTGTAATATAAAAAGGTTTATGTCAAATTTTGCTCATATTTTTTATGATGAGCCTTCAAAAAAACTTAAAATTATTGGTGTTACAGGAACTGATGGTAAGAGTTCTGTTTGTTTTTATATTTATACTCTATTAAAATCTATAGGTGTTAAGGTTGGGTTTATTTCAACTGTATTTTTTGAAGATGGCAGTGGAATTTTAGTTAAAAATCCTTATAGACAGTCAACTCCAGAGTCAACAGAAATTCATTTAGTTCTTAGTAAAATGGTAGAGAATAGTGTTGAATATGCTATTATTGAGTCAACTTCTCATGGTCTTGATATTAGGACATCAAGACTCATTGATATTGCTTATTCGGTTGCTGTTTTAACTAATGTTAGCCATGAACATCTTGAATTTCATGGTACTATGCAGCATTATTTGAATGCTAAACTTAATCTTTTTTCTTCTGCTAATGCTAGTGGTGGTTTTGGTGTTATCAATATGGATGATAATAATTGTTCTATCTTTTTAAATGCGATTAATAAGGCTTATACGTATAGTTTAACAAATAAAGGTGCTGATTTTTTTGTAAGTAAAGTTAGGGAACAAATGGGTTTTATTGAGTTTGAGTTTTATCATAAGAATGTTAAATATGATGCTAGAGTTAATTTAATTGGTAGTTTCAACGTTGAGAATGTAGTTTCTGCTTTGATTGTTGTTAGTAAAGTTATGAATGTTGATATGTCAGAACTTATTGATAAGCTTGTCAATATTAAAGGTCTTTGTGGCCGAATGCAAGGTGTTGATTTTGGACAAGATTTTTCTTTAATTGTTGATTATGCACATACACCCGGGGCTTTTCTTAAAGTTTTTCCTATATTTAAAAAACTTACAAAAAATAGATTGATCTCTGTTTTTGGTTCTGCTGGCGAGAGAGATATTCTTAAGAGAAAATTGCAGGGCGAAATTGCTGATAGATATTCAGATATAATAATACTTTGTGATGAAGATCCAAGAGGTGAGGATAGTATGCAAATAATTAGTGACATTGCGGAAGGAATTTTAGAAAAGACCTTAACTAGAGATTTATTTTTCATTCCTGATCGAAAAAGTGCAATTGAAAAGGCAATAAACATTGCTCATGCTGGTGATTTGGTGGTTATTCTTGGAAAAGGTCATGAAAATTCAATAATATATAGGGATCGCAGTGTTTTTTGGGATGAGCAAGCCGTAATTGAGGATATTATTTTTGGTTTGAAAAACAGGAGTTGA